In Liquorilactobacillus nagelii DSM 13675, the following proteins share a genomic window:
- a CDS encoding glycoside hydrolase family 13 protein encodes MKSDWFKDSVVYQIYPRSFQDSNGDGIGDLNGIRQRLPYLKKLGADVVWLNPIYLSPDKDNGYDIADYRRIQPAYGTLTEFDQLLAGLHQQQMKLLMDLVVNHTSDQHHWFKESRQSKENPYADYYIWRDPVDGHEPNNWGSYFSGSAWTYVPERQQYYLHLFAPGQPDLNWENPKVRQEVYDLMRFWLDRGVDGFRMDVINLISKPAGLPNAPQALGAAYGDVQQVVADGPRLNEFLQEMNREVLAKYDVMTVGEMPGSTPQDAIKYTGLHSHELNMVFQFDHVSLAANPDEKFGKWNDQPIKLADLKKALFRWQTELDGKGWNSLYWNNHDQPRAVSRFATDNPKYRVVAAKMLATTLHFMQGTPYVYEGEEIGMTNVHFKRLDQYEDLESLNAYQQFVEQEHALSAKQMLNYLAKMSRDNARTPMQWNTSEHAGFTQGQPWFDLNPNYSEINVAQALADKNSVFYYYQQMIKLRHQLTVIRYGSFKPLELADPAVLAYQRDYQGSTLKVFSNFSAKTINRDFAEVVNGERLAGNYPTDQGAILRPYETKAYLIKNKK; translated from the coding sequence ATGAAAAGTGATTGGTTTAAAGATTCAGTTGTTTATCAAATTTATCCAAGAAGTTTTCAAGATAGCAATGGTGATGGAATTGGTGATTTGAATGGAATTCGTCAACGGTTACCATATTTAAAAAAATTGGGAGCTGATGTTGTCTGGCTCAATCCCATCTATCTTTCACCAGACAAGGATAATGGTTATGATATTGCGGATTATCGCCGGATTCAGCCAGCCTATGGAACATTGACAGAATTTGATCAGCTATTAGCCGGGTTACATCAACAGCAGATGAAACTATTAATGGATTTAGTAGTAAATCATACTTCCGATCAGCATCATTGGTTCAAGGAAAGTCGCCAATCAAAAGAAAATCCTTATGCAGATTACTATATCTGGCGTGACCCAGTTGATGGTCATGAACCCAATAATTGGGGATCATATTTTAGTGGTTCGGCTTGGACTTATGTTCCTGAGCGACAACAGTATTATCTGCATTTATTTGCTCCGGGGCAACCGGATTTAAATTGGGAAAATCCTAAGGTACGGCAAGAAGTTTATGATTTAATGCGCTTTTGGCTTGATCGTGGCGTTGATGGTTTCCGAATGGACGTAATTAACCTGATCTCAAAACCAGCTGGTTTGCCAAATGCCCCGCAAGCACTAGGAGCCGCATATGGAGATGTTCAACAGGTAGTTGCTGATGGCCCGCGCTTAAATGAATTCTTGCAAGAAATGAATCGTGAAGTTTTGGCTAAATATGATGTAATGACAGTTGGAGAAATGCCGGGATCAACACCACAGGATGCAATTAAGTATACTGGGTTGCATAGCCATGAGTTGAATATGGTATTTCAATTTGATCATGTCAGTTTAGCGGCTAATCCAGATGAAAAATTCGGTAAATGGAATGATCAACCAATCAAGTTAGCTGACTTGAAAAAAGCTCTTTTTCGCTGGCAAACAGAGCTTGATGGTAAAGGGTGGAATAGTTTGTATTGGAACAATCACGATCAACCTCGGGCGGTATCACGCTTTGCAACTGATAATCCCAAGTATCGTGTAGTGGCTGCTAAAATGTTAGCCACGACGCTGCATTTTATGCAAGGAACGCCTTATGTTTATGAAGGTGAAGAAATAGGAATGACCAATGTTCATTTTAAACGGTTAGATCAGTACGAGGATTTAGAATCGCTGAATGCCTATCAGCAATTTGTTGAACAAGAACATGCTTTATCAGCAAAACAAATGTTAAATTACTTGGCTAAGATGTCGCGTGATAATGCACGGACACCAATGCAATGGAATACTAGCGAACATGCAGGATTTACTCAAGGTCAACCATGGTTCGACTTGAATCCAAATTATAGTGAGATTAATGTTGCACAGGCTTTAGCTGACAAAAATTCGGTTTTCTATTATTACCAACAGATGATTAAGTTGCGGCACCAATTAACAGTAATTCGTTATGGTAGTTTTAAACCGTTAGAGCTGGCCGACCCAGCTGTCTTGGCCTATCAACGAGATTATCAAGGAAGCACGTTAAAAGTCTTCAGTAACTTTTCTGCTAAAACGATTAATAGGGATTTTGCTGAAGTTGTGAATGGAGAACGGTTGGCTGGAAATTATCCGACTGATCAAGGCGCGATTTTAAGACCATATGAAACTAAAGCTTATCTGATTAAAAACAAAAAATGA